Part of the Oryzias melastigma strain HK-1 linkage group LG11, ASM292280v2, whole genome shotgun sequence genome, TAGCTAACCTGTCATTAAAGCTCCTtactggctaaacacacctgatccaggtaatcattAGCAGAGGAGGCAGAATTCCTTAAAAACCAGCAACCCTAAAGCCCTGGAAGTGAGACCCCTGCTCAATCCATGCTTTAATCACTGTAGACTCGACTATTGTTATGCTCAGCTGAGACTAGTACAAGGAAAATAACCAATATCACCCCTGTCTTAAACACTCTTTCTaattaaaaacacgttttttggggtttttgatATCGTCTTGTGGCCTTTTactgattatggaggacatatattaagaaaattagcctcaaaaatgcatttctgagtgttactatatcaatattttcttatattattaatataatttcatataatatatattatttgttgtgattcaggagcagacaagAAAAACTGGCCATATTTATGATGTAAAGCTTATGCTAGGTGGCCCACAAGCTCCCCGGTCCAAGATTTTACCAGCGGGGacaggaagagggggcggggttgcttcgcACCAACGCTTCTAGCCTCTACTCAGAGGCCGATTTGAAtacagtttttagattttgaaagttttgaaacatttcataCATAAATTGTTGGCTCAAACTGAACAAACATACCATAAATGTGGACGTGGTTAACCAAAGAtttccgttgccaaggaaatccagaaatgtacttttgccgattcttttaaaaattacatagatgTGTTCGTCAGCCCCATGTGACCAAAAacttaaatggttgctatggggataaaaccaacagaaaagccaccattttgaaaagaaataggACAGAAGGGGGGCGTAGCGAGTTGCATATAGTAAATAGTGTATACTTATATTTACCACGGATTTAGATGCTTTGCGGTTCCAGACGCAGTTTCGCACACAACGCAGAGCTATATAGATGTGAAAGGTGTTtaaatattcagataaagttttttttaagtcacaatttaaaaaaaaaaaaaaaaaaaaaggaaaatattgtttCTGATATTGTCTTGTGGAACTTGACAgcatttggactattttagcatttatgagggtttttaggctattttggagtttagctaatatttcagctacatgctagctcttttggctaatttaggctttttaaaaagttttcaggcTGTTAGGCTTATATTTACACgccagttgttttggctaatttaggcttttcaaattgttttaggctgatttggagttaagctaatatgtGTGCTAgcttttctttggctaattttgttttttaagctattttgaagtttagctatttctcAGCTGCAtgcaagttgtttttattttagttttttaggctaatttggcatttagctaatattttttcctggctatcagcgtttttagctgtcagcttcagtgtttttagctatcgatttcaggatcttcagctatcagcactagcatctttagcggccaaattcagcttacagcattcacactagaattatcgatggtaatgttatatatctagttcataattatgttagaaagtcactgtttaaagttttataaatgtagttttagagtttaataaatgtttatcctgttcggcccgcgacctaaggtgtgttttggattttggcccattttgggattgagtttgaccccctgctCTAACctatgattttgtgttttatttcaagcacCTTGTGTTCTACGCAAGTTGATGAAAGGTGTTTTACatataaattgattgattgacaaattttcatttttcccaTTTGACAGGATGGGAATCAGAAATTCCTGCGTGGGAATGAAGTGTACATCCGTCCCTGTGGTTGGGATCGCGCTGCCCTGCGAGTTTCACAGCAGTACGATGGAGGGGACCAGTGGCTCGGAACGGGGAAGGATGCCTGGCCCGTTTCCTACCACGGACACAACATGGACGGCTCGCTCGGCATCATCTTGACCCGTGACGGGAATCCTGACGACTCCCCACAGTTCCTGGAAGCCTGCGCCGCGTCCATGATCAGAGAGAAGACAAGTGGCAGGGGGGTGTACTCCACGCCTGACATCCAGCTGGCTGAGCGATACTGCAAGCTGTTCACGTCTAAGGTGGACGGTAAGCGCTACAAAGTGGTTCTTCAGAACCGAATCAACCCACAGAGCAGGAAGTCGTGCAACAGGGATGGTCTGTGGTTGGTGTACATCCCCGAAAACAGCACTGAAGTCAAGACAAAAGCCATCGTGCAGGAATCTCTCCGTCCATACGGGCTGTTGCTGAAAAAGGCATGAGTCAAAGTACAAAAGTTCCTGTCGCTCTGGTGCTTCTTAAGCATTTGAACGAAACATCTCATTGTGACCTCTAAATCCAGATGTGGTAGTTAGAAGAGgggaaaatctttaaagttgtAAGCAGTCTTCCAACCCTTTCAAGCTTTAgcttaaattctttttaaatattagcatCTATCCACAGAGTGCAGTTCTGCTGAAGAAACTACTATTACTTGGGGATGTAGATTAtgaaatttttcacatttactcAAAAATGACTGCAAATAATTGACAAGTGGagataaacaagtaaaaaatgctattatttGGTGATCAGAagtgaaacttgattacattcaTTGTTTCTTTacactttaaatgtttgctttgtaTTATTTAGataattttctgttgtttcaaaaatgtattttgcacAAAATCTCGTCTTAAAGATGATGAATCTTTATTATTCTCTGGGGTGCCTTTCGgagtctctttttttcaatctcTGAACTTGTGTTGACTAGTGTTTATGTTATGAAAATAAAGcgttaaataaagtattttcctttaaaatattaagttattttgCCTAACAAACATGCACATTCCATTAATAAAAGTCTGCTAACATTGAGAGTACATATTTGAAATATGTATTAGCTATCAGAAAAATTTCGGAATAaaataacatcagtttttgagttttaacataGTTTGGTTACTTGGCGGCAATAATCAAAAAGTAGTtgaaagactgttttttttcatatataagtTGTCCTTCGGGTGGCgctcttttaaaaaattcacCAAATTCTTCCATATGTTGTACAGGTTAACAACGTGTTGATTCTCTTCAacctaaattaataaaaataacttaaaaagtgGAATTACCTGACCTCAGGAAAAATCCAACCAGGACTACAAAACAGAGGAATAGTAAAGCTGTGAGAACCCAAACTCCCAGAGTCCAACGCGGCTGGCCCTTGTCCCTGATTTGCTTCTTTCCATTGATTCCTCAAAACAAGCAACACAACAAACAAGAGAAATAAGTCatcaataaaagtgttttaaactcGAAGAACATCAGTTGTTTTTgaagtaatattttccttcagattaaaacagttgctgcagatttgtggACTGAACATCCATGACGGCGagtccaccacatcccaaaggtgatctattgggtggagatctggtgactgtagaGATCATTTGAGTCAAGTGAACTCACTTttatgttcaagaaaccagtctgataaaataaaaatgtatttaagatttaagttgatttattctggaataatattcctgtcttttcattattcataattatgttaaaaagttacacttttaaagttttagaaattggcattctgctatattttttgactatttttggcatttactaagatttttaagctattttggagtttagctaacatctcagctacatgctagctttttgggtaatttaggctttttttaggctatttttgagtttagctaatatatcagctacatactagctttttaagtaatttaggcttttttaaggctgttttggagttaggctaatatttacacgccagctgttttggctgtgtaggctgttttctttaggtttttagactatttagctaattttcagttACATgagagctgttttggctaaaataagttgtttttatagatttttagactaatttggcatttagctcatattttaccaagctaacttcagcatcttcagctatcagaactagcatcCTCAGTAGCCACAGTccacttacagcattcacactagcattatcacaggtaatgatatatatatagttcataaatatgttaaaaagttacagttttaagttttaaaaatgtagtttcagaatgttcaataaacgtttatcctgttatcatgtttttgtatgaatttttttaaaggtaatacagtattttatgtttttaacctttCGGACAAAAgttcgagtttttttttttttaactaagttCCTAAATTGACGCTTGCAAGTATTTTCAATCACTCAGCTTTAGGAACAAATGACACATACCACTCACTGTGAGCTGGATTCCTCCATTTACATGCTTGCTTGCTTCAAGCTGCCCGGCACAGAAATACAGCCCagcatcctcctcctccacctccttgaTCTCCAGGCTGACCTGGCCGCTCTCCACGGCTCCTGCCCAGCCTAAGCGGGTGTTTCCAGAGTGGACGTCTGCTGTGTCTCCACCTGAGACTTTACTGGGTCTCTGAGTGAGCAGAGGCAGCAGCTGCTCGGAGCGCAGCAGGTACCAGGTAATCTCTACGCTGGAGGACAGATTGCAGCTCAGAGAAACATTCTGGCCTTTCTGGATCACGAGGAGGGAGCTGGGACcaggtgaggaggaggatgaagggtAGCATCCTGCAGCATCTGAAGAGTGGACAAGATATCAGACACCAAAATTAAACTGGGCAATacaggaaaaaatgaatttaattcttcacaaatgtttgtttgcatctttaaatacactaaagtaaaaaaataaaaaataaaaaaagagcttacACAGGAGAAAAACAACCCAAAGCAGATGAGACATGATGAGGTCTGGAGTGGTCTCCTCACAAGTTTGCACTGAAGTGACTGTACTGACTGTTGGTGTCATGTCAATGAGAGGgttggaaaatatgttttttgcgCAAAACAAGGACATCTCCCACATCCCCCAGTCTGCTTCATTCTTAGGTTTCGTTTCTGCGGTCAAACCGGAAGCACAAAACCAGAAAGGCACCAAAAACCACCGCCTTCAGAAGAAACgcctggatttgtttttttaatcacgtTTCCTTCactgcactttttaaaacatttgagttgAACTGCAAACTTCATCAAGATTGTTTCCTGTTCTCCATGTTGCCATTATTGTTGTTCCAAAGCATAttcaataatgataataatagtaaaattattatcattgttattattatcaAATATTAAGATTTTGGGAAAGTATTACATTGAAgaaggaaggaaaaataaacaatgtcACTTTAAGACCTGAACAACgccctgcttttattttggtaattccGGGGAAATGAAACTGAGTTTGATTGAGGAGTAAAACTTGCTCGCTGACGCTGTCAACAACACAGTCAGTCAGCTACACAGCGGAGGGCAGGAGGGAAGGAGGCAGAACTAAGCATCCAACCAGCAGACCAACAGAACCGGACAAAATGCGGCTTTGGTAAGAAAcgagcttttactttgaaaccaccaacttttttttttttacgcctttttcccaaacaaaatatttcctgtgtGTTGCATTATGTGCTGCATGGTTTTGTCTTtcaatgctttatttaaaagataCGTTTTACTTTTGTATATGTGTGtttattgcagaaaaatagCTTTCGTGAATGCATGACTTTCCCGCAAAGCTGCTGGGAAAACGTTCGCGTGCTGTTCCACTATTGAATGACAGGAGGCACTACAGTTTCGTTTACTAAACAGAGCTGCTGAAAACGAAACTTAACTCCAACGCGcctatatattatatatatataacgaCAATAGAATTATAGTTGGGTTCATTTTTGTCCACTTTTAAAAGCAAGTATTTGTGAGTGAAAGTACATTATAAATACTAATATATAGCCAAGTTAACTCCTTTATAAATTAGATACTAATAATATCTCTGACTCTATTTAATgagtgttttcttgtgtttggcAGGTTCTCTTTACACATTATGTGGTTGCTGACTGGCTGCTTCGTTTGTGAGTATCCTACTGATTTACACTAGATTTAAGAGctcatttttaatgattatattatttgtaaaatgtcaaattgttACTTAATTAATAGTAGTTCttggttttaaagttaattttactCACGAAAAGTCatatttaaatcagattttgcATTAACACCAAGTAAtgggtgtttttttaagttgatggtACTTAATTTTTAATATCTGACATTTATCCATTGATATAATTGATATTTCAAGTACAGTTTTATAAGGTCAAAGGTTATCACTGCCAATGTTTTATAAGCCACTAGTTAAGACAATCAAAATTTTTCAGCAGAAGAACcttaatagaaaataaactacatttttctttttcttccaggCTCATTTGCTCGGCCCTCCGCCGTCTACCCTGTGACTGTGGTGTCCACGGTGGGCAGCGAAGTTGTCCTTCCCTGCTGCTGGAAGTCCCAGTTAGATGAAGCAAGCATCTCCGCCCATCATATCCAGTGGGTGGCCCCACCTAACACCGTGTTCGAACAGCGGGGCGAAGAGAAGTGGCAGGCCAAGGAATTTGGGGGCCGACTTCAAGTGCTTGAAGAGAAGCTGGGGTCCGGGGATTGTTCTCTGGTAATCAAAGACGTCCAGATAAGGGACACAGGGAAATACGAGAGCTTCATGGTGGTGGAGGCTGTGCAGTCCAAAAGAACCCGGGTCTTCCTTCAGAGCGTCAAACTGTCTGTAACAGGTTAGTGCGGACTTTGAAGGgattctttctttaaaaaaaaaaaaaaaatctattttaaatttcaatccacagtacacacacatatatatactatatatagtgtgtatgtatatatactatatatagtGTACATATATTTAGTATATATGTACactatatatagtatatatatatatatatatatattatatatagtgtgtatatatatta contains:
- the LOC112162573 gene encoding uncharacterized protein LOC112162573 isoform X2 gives rise to the protein MWEMSLFCAKNIFSNPLIDMTPTVSTVTSVQTCEETTPDLIMSHLLWVVFLLYAAGCYPSSSSSPGPSSLLVIQKGQNVSLSCNLSSSVEITWYLLRSEQLLPLLTQRPSKVSGGDTADVHSGNTRLGWAGAVESGQVSLEIKEVEEEDAGLYFCAGQLEASKHVNGGIQLTVSGINGKKQIRDKGQPRWTLGVWVLTALLFLCFVVLVGFFLRSGKPACCCDLLKWNDRLPVTKEESLHYSSLKHVGKPHHADREELVTYSTVNHKINGSPNRQ
- the lgals17 gene encoding galectin 17 isoform X2 encodes the protein MRLWFSLHIMWLLTGCFVCSFARPSAVYPVTVVSTVGSEVVLPCCWKSQLDEASISAHHIQWVAPPNTVFEQRGEEKWQAKEFGGRLQVLEEKLGSGDCSLVIKDVQIRDTGKYESFMVVEAVQSKRTRVFLQSVKLSVTDNKSWQSHRPGEDFVIDLRTPYSMTLVYLSKNSSEWSLLWMRENEQTSERLEQSLWGDKLTLKNLKYSDEGIYKVLDEQGVSVSTIKLSVEEKEHDKLKTSQTGGTAQSSCSSVFISTLLLCSVMILHLV
- the lgals17 gene encoding galectin 17 isoform X1, with the protein product MRLWFSLHIMWLLTGCFVCSFARPSAVYPVTVVSTVGSEVVLPCCWKSQLDEASISAHHIQWVAPPNTVFEQRGEEKWQAKEFGGRLQVLEEKLGSGDCSLVIKDVQIRDTGKYESFMVVEAVQSKRTRVFLQSVKLSVTDNKSWQSHRPGEDFVIDLRTPYSMTLVYLSKNSSEWSLLWMRENEQTSERLEKSLWGDKLTLKNLKYSDEGIYKVLDEQGVSVSTIKLSVEEKEHDKLKTSQTGGTAQSSCSSVFISTLLLCSVMILHLV
- the LOC112162573 gene encoding uncharacterized protein LOC112162573 isoform X1, which gives rise to MWEMSLFCAKNIFSNPLIDMTPTVSTVTSVQTCEETTPDLIMSHLLWVVFLLYAAGCYPSSSSSPGPSSLLVIQKGQNVSLSCNLSSSVEITWYLLRSEQLLPLLTQRPSKVSGGDTADVHSGNTRLGWAGAVESGQVSLEIKEVEEEDAGLYFCAGQLEASKHVNGGIQLTVSGINGKKQIRDKGQPRWTLGVWVLTALLFLCFVVLVGFFLRSGKPACCCDLLKWNDTLPVTKEESLHYSSLKHVGKPHHADREELVTYSTVNHKINGSPNRQ
- the lgals17 gene encoding galectin 17 isoform X3, translating into MWLLTGCFVCSFARPSAVYPVTVVSTVGSEVVLPCCWKSQLDEASISAHHIQWVAPPNTVFEQRGEEKWQAKEFGGRLQVLEEKLGSGDCSLVIKDVQIRDTGKYESFMVVEAVQSKRTRVFLQSVKLSVTDNKSWQSHRPGEDFVIDLRTPYSMTLVYLSKNSSEWSLLWMRENEQTSERLEKSLWGDKLTLKNLKYSDEGIYKVLDEQGVSVSTIKLSVEEKEHDKLKTSQTGGTAQSSCSSVFISTLLLCSVMILHLV
- the LOC112162573 gene encoding uncharacterized protein LOC112162573 isoform X3, producing the protein MWEMSLFCAKNIFSNPLIDMTPTVSTVTSVQTCEETTPDLIMSHLLWVVFLLYAAGCYPSSSSSPGPSSLLVIQKGQNVSLSCNLSSSVEITWYLLRSEQLLPLLTQRPSKVSGGDTADVHSGNTRLGWAGAVESGQVSLEIKEVEEEDAGLYFCAGQLEASKHVNGGIQLTVSGINGKKQIRDKGQPRWTLGVWVLTALLFLCFVVLVGFFLRSGKPACCCDLLKWNDRLPVTKVRTDRSDSPAEVLLC
- the LOC112162573 gene encoding uncharacterized protein LOC112162573 isoform X4 — encoded protein: MSLEEKEKYAAGCYPSSSSSPGPSSLLVIQKGQNVSLSCNLSSSVEITWYLLRSEQLLPLLTQRPSKVSGGDTADVHSGNTRLGWAGAVESGQVSLEIKEVEEEDAGLYFCAGQLEASKHVNGGIQLTVSGINGKKQIRDKGQPRWTLGVWVLTALLFLCFVVLVGFFLRSGKPACCCDLLKWNDTLPVTKEESLHYSSLKHVGKPHHADREELVTYSTVNHKINGSPNRQ
- the LOC112162572 gene encoding uncharacterized protein LOC112162572; protein product: MPDPKVCLEALEALTGCQMQPTTEDTQPTPQLTPQDLVNIVALREFYKQEGFKELEYESIGTLSLQDDADMYSSPPALCQAPESSLKPIVKINLQKFFHREFDYDFTNVKDGNQKFLRGNEVYIRPCGWDRAALRVSQQYDGGDQWLGTGKDAWPVSYHGHNMDGSLGIILTRDGNPDDSPQFLEACAASMIREKTSGRGVYSTPDIQLAERYCKLFTSKVDGKRYKVVLQNRINPQSRKSCNRDGLWLVYIPENSTEVKTKAIVQESLRPYGLLLKKA